Below is a window of Janthinobacterium lividum DNA.
CACCCCCGCATTGCGCGCTTTCTTGATGGCAGGCGCGATGCCCTTGGAATCGACGGCGTTCAGGATGATGATATCGGTTTTATTGGCGATGAAGTTCTCGATCTGGTCCACCTGGGTGTTCAGGTCATACTTGCTGGAAACGGTGGTGACTTTCACGCCAGGGCCGCCCAGCTTTTTCGCGCTTTCTTCCGCGCCGCGGCCAATGGCCACGAAGAACGGGTTGGCCAGGTCGCCCACGCTGACGCCGATGGATTTCAGCGGTTTGTCAGCGGCGAAAGCGCCGCAGGCGACGGACAGCAGCAGGGAGGCGGTAATGACTTTTTTCATGAGGATCTCCAAGGGTTTTTATTGTGAAAAACAAACGGTGCTACGGGTAAAAACTTAGTGACTACGTAATTTCTCGATCATGGCGTCCAGCTTGCCCGCATCGACGGCAAAGCCGCGGATGCCTTCGGCCAGCTTTTCGGTGGCCATCGCATCGTCGTTCAGGGCGTAGCGGAAGGCCGCCTCGTCATATGTGATGGCCGGCTGCGCCGCGCCCAAATCGCCGCCCAGGGCGCGCTCGAACGGCGCATCGGCCGCTTCCAGCTTGGCCAGCAGGTCCGGGCTGATGGTCAGCAAGTCGCAGCCGGACAGGGCCGTGATCTGCCCCACGTTGCGGAAGCTGGCGCCCATCACTTGGGTGGCGATGCCGTGTTGTTTGTAGTAATTGAAGATGCGCGTAACCGACTGTACACCTGGATCGTTGGACAGGCTGCGCGCCGCTTCGTCCCATGCCGCGCCCAGCGACTTCTTGTGCCAGTCGTAGATGCGGCCCACGAACGGCGAAATCAGGCGTACTTTCGCATCGGCGCAGGCGACGGCCTGGCAAAATGCAAACAGCAGGGTCAAGTTACAAAAGATGCCATCTTTTTCCAGTTCGCGCGCTGCCTGGATGCCTTCCCAGGTGGCGGCGACCTTGATCAGCACGCGCTCGCGGCTGACGCCAGCTTGCTCGTACAGGGCGATCAGGCGGCGTCCGCGGGCGACGGTGGCGTCGCGGTCAAAGCTCAAACGGGCATCGACTTCCGTCGACACGCGGCCCGGCACGACCTTCAAAATTTCCAGGCCGAAGCGCACCAGCACCTGGTCGACGATATCGTCCAGCGCAGCGTTCTTGTGCGCGGCGACGGTGCTTTCCAGCAAGGGCGCGTAATCGGGCTGCAGCACGGCCTTCAAAATCAGCGACGGATTGGTGGTGGCGTCTTGCGGCGCGAAACGGGCCAGTTGCAAGAAGTCGCCCGTGTCGGCGACGACGGTGCTGTGTTGTTTCAATTGTTGCAGCTGATTCATTACTATTCCTTATCACTAAGTTGGTGCAAGGCTTGCACGGCGGGAAACAGGCTACGGTAGCGACCGTAACGGATGCTCAAGGCTGCGCTGTGCGCGGCATCGGGCAGGAAAGTGTTCTTGATGGGCAAGCCCTGCGTGA
It encodes the following:
- the tal gene encoding transaldolase, with the translated sequence MNQLQQLKQHSTVVADTGDFLQLARFAPQDATTNPSLILKAVLQPDYAPLLESTVAAHKNAALDDIVDQVLVRFGLEILKVVPGRVSTEVDARLSFDRDATVARGRRLIALYEQAGVSRERVLIKVAATWEGIQAARELEKDGIFCNLTLLFAFCQAVACADAKVRLISPFVGRIYDWHKKSLGAAWDEAARSLSNDPGVQSVTRIFNYYKQHGIATQVMGASFRNVGQITALSGCDLLTISPDLLAKLEAADAPFERALGGDLGAAQPAITYDEAAFRYALNDDAMATEKLAEGIRGFAVDAGKLDAMIEKLRSH